One Methanohalophilus mahii DSM 5219 genomic window carries:
- a CDS encoding GAF domain-containing sensor histidine kinase, which translates to MAFIENQCSIQAQLDKNINFDLNTQQSQQKAFTREAIKILSSLFTELDNFDERIEKSLLILGTLTQASRAHLFLFNNEEMIMDNTHEWCADGVLPKKDLLQGLSMNRLQWLMGKMRKGEIIHINDVNSLSEVAQNEKEILLTENVKSIILFPLVNGNKVVGFVSLANTTYNDVGEKNDTEALKTMIDIMGQFFKEREYKKQLNAKIKIQKTVNNVQSILINHYDSDEAFVSVLQEVSKLTKATHSYLFQFRNGENIADMTHEWCAESMPSHREKLHNLNSGKFHWFTGRLKRNEVIQIVDPNRLPPEAAAEKKLLQTLGIKSLIAFPIWGEKKLAGFLTINNTERIARWDQNDIYMLLVIADSVGAVIKKEKANKAFLRAKSLEEDVKTTKTEFIATMSHELRTPLNAIIGFSQLLSSNRYGNMNEKELKYSFSILKGGKHLLNLINDILDFSKIHSNKMELNIETINLKEICDEIKTFITPLATKKGITVEYNNKFDIDINLDKLKFIQIMSNLLSNAVKFTPDKGKVSVDIDFVAEYVQVSVTDSGIGIPEHKLNMIFDPFIQADSSNTRKYGGTGLGLALVKEYVEMHGGTIWVESELGKGSTFTFTIPVNDNDFVND; encoded by the coding sequence TTGGCATTTATTGAGAATCAATGCTCAATTCAGGCGCAACTAGATAAAAATATAAACTTTGACTTAAACACACAACAATCCCAACAAAAGGCTTTTACCAGAGAAGCAATCAAAATATTAAGTTCTTTGTTTACAGAACTTGATAATTTTGATGAGCGAATTGAAAAATCGTTATTAATTCTCGGCACTCTTACACAAGCAAGTCGTGCTCACCTTTTCTTGTTTAATAACGAAGAAATGATTATGGATAATACGCACGAGTGGTGTGCAGACGGAGTGCTCCCCAAAAAAGATCTACTTCAGGGATTATCCATGAACCGTTTACAATGGTTAATGGGTAAAATGAGAAAGGGAGAAATAATCCATATAAATGATGTAAATTCTCTCTCTGAAGTAGCCCAGAATGAAAAAGAAATCTTATTAACTGAGAATGTTAAATCAATTATTCTTTTTCCCCTTGTGAATGGCAATAAAGTTGTCGGGTTTGTCAGTTTGGCCAATACGACATATAATGATGTTGGGGAAAAAAATGATACTGAAGCATTGAAGACAATGATTGATATAATGGGGCAGTTTTTTAAGGAGAGAGAATATAAAAAACAACTAAATGCTAAAATCAAAATTCAAAAAACAGTGAATAATGTACAATCAATTTTGATAAATCATTACGATTCAGATGAAGCATTCGTAAGTGTATTGCAAGAAGTAAGCAAACTTACAAAAGCGACACATTCCTATCTTTTCCAGTTCAGAAACGGGGAAAATATTGCTGATATGACTCATGAATGGTGTGCTGAATCTATGCCGTCACACAGAGAAAAACTTCATAATTTAAATTCTGGAAAATTTCACTGGTTTACGGGTAGATTAAAGCGCAATGAAGTTATCCAAATTGTAGATCCAAATCGTCTTCCTCCGGAGGCAGCTGCTGAAAAAAAATTATTGCAGACACTTGGTATAAAATCCTTAATTGCTTTTCCTATATGGGGTGAGAAAAAACTTGCAGGTTTTCTGACCATAAATAATACAGAACGAATAGCTAGATGGGATCAAAATGACATTTATATGCTTTTGGTAATAGCAGATTCTGTCGGCGCAGTAATTAAGAAAGAGAAGGCAAATAAAGCTTTCTTAAGAGCTAAGTCTTTAGAAGAGGATGTGAAGACAACTAAAACTGAATTTATTGCAACTATGAGTCATGAACTACGTACACCTCTTAATGCAATTATTGGTTTTTCTCAATTACTCAGCTCTAATAGATATGGTAACATGAATGAAAAAGAGCTTAAATATTCATTTTCCATACTTAAGGGCGGCAAGCACCTTCTTAATTTAATTAATGACATACTTGATTTCTCAAAAATACATTCAAATAAGATGGAACTTAATATTGAGACTATAAATCTCAAAGAAATCTGCGATGAAATTAAGACTTTTATCACTCCTCTGGCTACAAAGAAAGGAATAACTGTAGAATATAATAATAAATTTGATATTGATATAAATCTTGACAAACTCAAATTTATCCAAATCATGTCCAACCTTCTCAGTAACGCAGTAAAGTTTACACCAGACAAAGGGAAAGTTTCAGTTGATATTGATTTTGTCGCTGAATACGTGCAGGTATCTGTTACTGATAGTGGAATTGGGATTCCCGAACATAAGTTAAACATGATCTTTGATCCTTTCATCCAAGCTGATTCATCAAATACCAGAAAATATGGAGGAACCGGGCTAGGACTTGCATTGGTTAAAGAATATGTGGAAATGCATGGTGGAACAATTTGGGTGGAAAGTGAACTTGGTAAGGGAAGCACATTTACTTTCACAATTCCGGTTAATGATAATGATTTTGTAAATGACTAA
- a CDS encoding redox-regulated ATPase YchF, which produces MTMTIGLAGKPNAGKSTFFKAATMAEVDIANYPFTTIDANRGITYVRTTCPCIERDKRCGNCEDGIRFVPIEIIDVAGLVPDAHQGRGLGNAFLDELSQAQAIIHVIDASGATDIEGNPGDIGSHDPLEDIDFLNREITMWMKGILCRNWERLARKIKAENLKVEEAIANQLMGAGVCEEHVNVAIDQLGKREYIKWENEDMCQLCEYIRLLSKPVIIAANKLDVAPPENVENLEKLEMIVVPTSAAAELAIRSAASTGAIDYKPGDEDFGIEEDDLSEKQIKGLEKLKSFMASRKPHGCGVQECINRAVFDQLNLIVVYPVEDEGHWTDKKGRMLPDAYLVKKGSTANELAYKVHTDIGDRFLYAVDGRTRMRLGDKYELKDGDVIKIVSTAK; this is translated from the coding sequence ATGACAATGACTATAGGCCTTGCAGGAAAGCCAAATGCAGGCAAATCAACATTCTTCAAAGCCGCAACCATGGCAGAGGTGGATATCGCCAATTACCCATTCACCACCATTGATGCCAATCGCGGTATTACCTATGTTCGCACCACCTGCCCGTGCATCGAGCGGGACAAAAGATGTGGTAACTGTGAAGACGGGATACGTTTTGTACCAATCGAGATCATCGATGTGGCCGGTCTTGTGCCCGATGCCCACCAGGGCCGCGGGCTGGGAAATGCCTTTCTGGACGAACTGAGCCAGGCCCAGGCAATCATTCACGTAATTGATGCCTCCGGCGCCACAGATATCGAGGGAAATCCGGGCGACATCGGCAGCCATGATCCCCTGGAGGATATCGATTTCCTCAACCGGGAAATAACCATGTGGATGAAAGGCATCCTGTGTCGCAACTGGGAACGCCTGGCACGCAAAATAAAAGCAGAGAATCTAAAGGTGGAGGAGGCAATCGCAAACCAGCTCATGGGTGCCGGGGTCTGTGAAGAACATGTGAACGTAGCAATAGACCAGCTCGGCAAACGCGAATATATCAAATGGGAAAATGAAGATATGTGCCAGCTCTGCGAGTACATCCGACTACTCAGCAAACCAGTCATCATCGCCGCGAACAAACTTGATGTAGCCCCCCCGGAAAATGTCGAAAATCTTGAAAAACTTGAGATGATAGTCGTACCCACAAGTGCTGCAGCCGAACTGGCTATTCGCAGTGCTGCCAGTACCGGAGCAATTGATTACAAACCCGGTGACGAGGATTTTGGTATCGAAGAAGATGACCTGAGTGAAAAACAGATAAAGGGACTGGAAAAGCTTAAGAGTTTCATGGCATCCCGCAAACCCCATGGATGCGGAGTACAGGAATGCATCAACAGGGCAGTTTTTGACCAGCTCAACCTCATTGTTGTCTACCCTGTAGAAGATGAAGGGCACTGGACAGACAAGAAAGGTCGCATGCTTCCTGATGCATACCTGGTCAAAAAAGGGTCCACTGCAAATGAACTTGCATACAAGGTTCACACTGACATCGGGGACCGTTTCCTCTATGCTGTAGACGGGCGCACCCGGATGAGACTTGGAGACAAATACGAACTCAAGGACGGAGATGTTATAAAGATCGTCTCAACCGCCAAATGA
- a CDS encoding undecaprenyl diphosphate synthase family protein, with the protein MLHKLYEKRLLKKIKQGQQNPPSSLAIVLPETDLLQKNSSQKTFQFINWCQEFGIKKIYFNVDILDEKPHLKNRMVDKLAQVIERICSKLPPKTGYNVYGVEGDVLLTKSGKDPSIIFVLGYGGKKEITSSVRTILCDVEKGNIEPEDIDENTLESHLTIEGEPDLIIRSGGRHLSDFLIWQSVYSELYFTDINWNRFRRIDFLRIIRDFQKRKRRYGK; encoded by the coding sequence TTGTTACATAAATTGTACGAAAAACGTCTCCTGAAAAAAATAAAACAGGGACAGCAAAATCCACCTTCCTCCCTTGCCATAGTCCTGCCTGAAACAGATCTACTTCAAAAGAATAGTAGCCAAAAAACATTCCAATTCATAAACTGGTGCCAGGAGTTTGGCATCAAGAAAATCTATTTTAATGTGGACATCCTGGATGAAAAACCCCATCTCAAAAATAGGATGGTTGACAAATTAGCCCAGGTTATTGAAAGAATATGCTCCAAACTGCCCCCTAAAACAGGCTATAACGTATATGGAGTAGAGGGGGATGTGTTACTCACAAAATCCGGAAAAGACCCCAGTATCATTTTTGTGCTGGGATATGGCGGAAAAAAAGAGATTACCTCGTCTGTCAGGACAATTCTCTGTGATGTCGAAAAAGGAAACATAGAACCGGAAGATATTGATGAAAATACTCTGGAATCCCATCTGACAATAGAAGGAGAACCGGATTTGATAATACGTTCGGGGGGAAGACATCTTTCAGATTTCCTTATATGGCAATCCGTCTATTCAGAACTGTACTTCACAGATATTAACTGGAACCGTTTCAGGAGGATTGATTTTTTACGTATTATCAGGGATTTCCAGAAAAGGAAACGCCGCTATGGAAAATAA
- a CDS encoding DUF5817 domain-containing protein, with protein sequence MVAYAIIVCTKCRLQCQVTEERGQKTIQCQRCGATLQFRKLRKFHRTEILDEAIAARTALQAQIQGSDSKKASQILSDASIDQLHPSPPTQKKPANPSKYIINALENQEKIQIRQLFQMAEEAGFEREKIEKTLENLKNTGEIYTPGKGYLKLA encoded by the coding sequence ATGGTAGCCTATGCTATAATTGTCTGCACCAAATGCCGCTTGCAATGCCAGGTTACAGAAGAGCGGGGCCAAAAGACCATACAATGTCAGAGATGTGGTGCAACTTTACAGTTTCGTAAATTGAGGAAATTCCACAGGACAGAAATACTCGATGAAGCAATAGCAGCGCGAACCGCTCTTCAGGCACAGATACAGGGATCCGATTCAAAAAAAGCCAGCCAGATTCTATCAGATGCAAGCATAGATCAGCTACATCCAAGCCCGCCTACTCAAAAAAAACCTGCAAATCCTTCCAAATATATCATAAATGCTCTTGAAAACCAGGAAAAAATTCAGATCAGACAATTATTCCAAATGGCTGAAGAGGCAGGTTTTGAGAGAGAAAAAATCGAAAAAACCCTTGAAAACCTGAAAAATACGGGAGAAATCTACACTCCCGGTAAAGGCTATCTGAAACTTGCCTGA
- a CDS encoding ATP-binding cassette domain-containing protein gives MIEIENLSFGFKENQRVLDGINVSIDSGEFVVLVGGNGSGKSTFVRHLNGLLLPDEGMVKVWGMDTCVISNLTAIRRKVGMVFQNPLTQFIGATVEEDVAFGLENLAYPSSIIREKTDHSLAELGISHLAGKSPLELSGGQMQLAALAGVLVMEPECVIFDEVTSMLDFFSKQQVLATITRLHEKGKTIIMVTHNLEEVHLAERVIAFEKGSIVYDGNSSLFFDSPAVSNPGISIPPLTELALWLRNNGLKEIDVSNPDANALEESIWQSISRI, from the coding sequence ATGATTGAGATTGAAAATTTAAGTTTTGGTTTCAAGGAAAATCAACGTGTCCTTGACGGCATCAATGTGTCGATTGACAGTGGTGAATTCGTTGTCTTGGTAGGTGGTAATGGTAGTGGTAAGTCCACCTTTGTCAGGCATCTGAATGGTTTACTACTGCCGGATGAAGGTATGGTGAAAGTGTGGGGTATGGATACATGCGTTATCTCCAATCTAACTGCTATACGCAGGAAAGTTGGTATGGTTTTCCAGAACCCCCTAACCCAGTTCATAGGTGCCACTGTAGAGGAAGATGTGGCTTTTGGTCTTGAAAACCTGGCCTACCCATCATCAATAATCCGTGAAAAAACGGATCACTCTCTTGCAGAGCTGGGGATATCACATCTAGCGGGCAAATCTCCTTTGGAACTGAGTGGCGGACAGATGCAACTTGCAGCCCTTGCAGGTGTCCTTGTCATGGAGCCTGAATGTGTGATATTTGACGAGGTAACCTCCATGCTGGATTTCTTCTCAAAACAACAGGTGCTTGCAACCATCACCAGGCTTCATGAAAAGGGCAAGACGATAATAATGGTCACCCACAACCTGGAGGAGGTCCATCTTGCTGAAAGGGTTATAGCTTTTGAAAAAGGGAGCATTGTCTATGATGGCAATTCTTCTTTGTTTTTTGATTCTCCTGCTGTTTCAAATCCCGGTATTTCAATTCCTCCTCTTACTGAACTTGCCCTTTGGCTACGGAACAACGGTCTCAAAGAGATCGATGTTTCAAACCCTGATGCTAATGCACTGGAGGAATCTATCTGGCAATCGATATCAAGAATTTGA
- a CDS encoding MBL fold metallo-hydrolase, which translates to MKVTLLGTGDAPGTPIIGCNCLTCQDGLKGGKSNRLRCSILVESEKGTILLDTGPDLRQQLLEHNIKHVDGVIWTHGHYDHFTGFGEFHRVQRKVDVYGLAETLDYILEYLAFLRPRRNNVKINETFEIIGLRITLFEVKHRPVSNPVGVIIEENGKKVVFTGDCERQIPQKSLEMIDSPDLLIADAIVPDSDVLHIKKHMDAKDALELAQKIKAKEVVFTHISHFFKPHSIAAQEFPMGYDGMQFVI; encoded by the coding sequence GTGAAAGTGACATTGTTGGGCACAGGAGATGCTCCGGGCACACCGATCATCGGTTGTAACTGCCTCACCTGCCAGGATGGACTAAAGGGAGGTAAAAGCAATCGTCTCAGATGTTCTATTCTTGTAGAATCCGAGAAAGGTACAATTTTGCTGGACACCGGGCCCGACCTGCGCCAGCAATTGCTTGAGCACAATATAAAGCATGTAGACGGAGTTATATGGACCCACGGCCATTATGACCATTTTACCGGTTTTGGGGAATTTCACCGGGTGCAGAGAAAGGTAGATGTATACGGCCTTGCTGAAACCCTTGACTATATCTTAGAATACCTGGCCTTTTTGAGACCCAGAAGAAACAATGTGAAAATCAATGAAACCTTTGAAATTATAGGTCTCAGGATTACTCTTTTTGAAGTCAAACACAGACCGGTAAGCAACCCGGTAGGTGTAATTATAGAAGAAAATGGAAAAAAAGTGGTATTCACAGGAGATTGCGAAAGGCAAATCCCTCAAAAGAGCCTTGAAATGATTGACAGTCCTGACCTTTTAATTGCCGATGCGATTGTACCGGATTCAGACGTATTGCATATCAAAAAACATATGGATGCAAAGGATGCACTGGAACTTGCCCAAAAAATAAAGGCAAAAGAGGTCGTTTTCACCCACATAAGCCACTTTTTCAAACCCCATTCCATCGCAGCACAGGAATTCCCAATGGGCTACGATGGAATGCAGTTTGTGATATGA
- the thsA gene encoding thermosome subunit alpha has protein sequence MAGQPIYILADGSQVTRGRDAQSNNIMAGKAVANAVRTTLGPKGMDKMLVDSMGDVVITNDGATILKEMDIEHPTAKMIVEVAKTQDDEVGDGTTTAAVLAGEFLSKAEELLKKGVHPTIIATGYRQAAKKAVEIVKSISIDISRDDTEALKKVANTAITGKGAESHKEMLAELTVEAVSLIGEETDDGYVADVSDIKIEKQAGESVGESKLVKGLVLDKARTHPNMPEKIEDAKILVLSVPVEFKKTEMDAEIKISSPDQMQMFLDQEEKMVKQMTDKILNSGANVVFCQKGIDDLAQYYLEKAGIYAAKRLKKSDLDRICEATGATNIQDIDEITAKDLGSADLVEERDIKGNKMTYITGCREKKAVSIILHGGTQHVVDSLQHAVDDALHVVAVALEDGKVVAGGGSPEVELSMRLGEYASSLSGREQLAVAKFAEAFEVIPETLAENSGYDPINKLVELRSKHEEGNKRMGLNVYTGEIVDMWESNVIEPLRAKTQAINAGTEAAVMVLRIDDVVAASPHSNQASPEMPDMDMDM, from the coding sequence TTGGCAGGACAGCCGATATACATTTTAGCAGACGGAAGTCAGGTAACAAGGGGCAGGGATGCCCAGAGCAATAACATTATGGCAGGCAAGGCAGTTGCCAACGCAGTCCGTACTACCCTTGGTCCCAAGGGCATGGACAAGATGCTAGTGGATTCAATGGGTGATGTGGTAATCACCAATGACGGTGCAACCATTCTCAAGGAAATGGACATTGAACACCCCACAGCCAAAATGATCGTTGAGGTGGCCAAGACCCAGGATGATGAAGTCGGAGACGGTACGACCACAGCAGCCGTACTGGCCGGTGAATTCCTTTCCAAGGCAGAGGAACTTCTCAAGAAAGGTGTACACCCCACAATTATTGCAACAGGTTACAGGCAGGCTGCCAAAAAGGCGGTTGAAATCGTAAAAAGTATAAGTATAGATATTTCCCGTGACGATACTGAAGCCCTCAAAAAAGTGGCAAACACCGCAATTACCGGAAAAGGTGCAGAATCTCACAAGGAAATGCTTGCAGAGCTTACCGTTGAAGCTGTATCTCTCATAGGAGAAGAAACGGATGATGGCTATGTTGCAGATGTAAGTGACATCAAAATAGAAAAACAGGCTGGTGAAAGTGTTGGTGAGTCCAAACTTGTAAAAGGCCTTGTTCTGGATAAAGCCCGCACACATCCCAACATGCCCGAAAAGATCGAGGATGCAAAAATCCTTGTCCTCAGTGTCCCGGTTGAATTCAAAAAGACCGAGATGGATGCCGAGATAAAAATATCTTCCCCGGACCAGATGCAGATGTTTTTGGATCAGGAAGAAAAGATGGTCAAACAGATGACCGACAAGATTCTGAATTCCGGTGCAAATGTTGTCTTCTGCCAGAAGGGAATCGATGATCTTGCACAATATTACCTCGAAAAGGCTGGCATCTATGCGGCCAAGAGGCTTAAAAAGAGCGATCTGGATCGTATCTGTGAAGCTACCGGTGCAACAAATATTCAGGATATCGATGAAATCACTGCCAAGGACCTGGGTTCTGCAGATCTTGTGGAAGAACGTGATATAAAAGGCAACAAGATGACCTATATCACAGGATGCAGGGAAAAGAAAGCTGTTTCAATAATCCTTCACGGTGGTACCCAGCACGTTGTAGATTCTCTCCAGCATGCCGTGGACGATGCTCTTCACGTAGTCGCTGTGGCTCTGGAAGACGGCAAAGTAGTCGCAGGCGGCGGATCTCCTGAAGTAGAACTCTCCATGCGTCTTGGTGAATATGCATCCTCCCTCAGTGGCAGGGAACAGCTTGCAGTTGCCAAATTCGCAGAAGCATTTGAAGTAATTCCCGAGACACTTGCCGAAAACTCAGGTTATGACCCAATAAACAAACTTGTTGAACTGCGTTCCAAACATGAAGAAGGCAACAAGAGAATGGGGCTTAATGTATACACCGGTGAGATTGTTGACATGTGGGAGAGCAATGTAATCGAACCATTACGTGCCAAGACACAGGCAATTAACGCCGGAACAGAAGCAGCTGTCATGGTTCTTAGAATTGATGACGTTGTTGCGGCATCCCCTCACTCCAACCAGGCATCCCCCGAAATGCCTGATATGGACATGGATATGTAA
- a CDS encoding ATP-binding protein: MSDNTLDIIELLLTAQIYNQNQVLDVNDLPKPIRKHYWKKEAKGVPRPIHVSLTDVNKLYGESETKKALKGLPFVEIDEVGYKIKLTSLDMAISWFEKQDTARRIEENPALAYYFEKAEKEGVSYNKARDSTKPKEVDREWIESLKAEVMEEEGGEDMLKLAQLLAPEDIQQGMSELILTKKQESEVDKIVKAIKFRDYLKEIGLYDVGKVLLVGPPGTGKTSVARALSEMLSIPFVEVKLSMITDQYLGETAKNIDRVFELAKKLNPCILFVDEFDFIAKTRTSDEHAALKRAVNTLLKAIDEISLTRDGVLLIAATNHPHMLDSAAWRRFDEILEFPLPDYDMRKNILDIVTRHIKGNFDTAAIAEITEGYTGSDLRVVIREGVLDALLEERRELSNKDLIDAVESFNNRSHIKSEKYLQQYDRVS; this comes from the coding sequence ATGTCCGACAATACACTTGATATAATAGAACTTTTGTTGACGGCCCAGATATACAACCAGAACCAAGTATTGGATGTCAACGATCTTCCAAAACCCATAAGGAAACACTACTGGAAAAAAGAGGCCAAAGGAGTACCACGACCAATTCATGTATCTCTTACTGATGTGAATAAACTGTATGGAGAAAGTGAAACCAAAAAAGCGTTAAAGGGTCTTCCTTTCGTGGAAATCGACGAAGTTGGTTACAAGATCAAATTAACTTCTCTTGACATGGCCATTAGCTGGTTCGAAAAACAGGATACCGCCAGGCGTATCGAAGAAAACCCTGCACTGGCCTATTACTTTGAGAAAGCTGAAAAAGAAGGAGTCAGCTACAATAAAGCACGGGACAGCACCAAACCCAAGGAAGTTGACAGGGAATGGATAGAATCTCTCAAAGCCGAGGTGATGGAGGAAGAAGGCGGGGAAGATATGCTCAAACTGGCACAACTCCTGGCCCCGGAAGATATACAGCAGGGTATGTCCGAACTAATCCTCACAAAAAAACAGGAATCCGAAGTTGACAAGATCGTCAAAGCCATCAAGTTTCGGGATTACCTGAAAGAAATAGGGCTGTACGATGTGGGCAAGGTGTTGCTGGTCGGACCGCCGGGTACCGGGAAAACATCAGTTGCAAGAGCACTATCCGAAATGTTATCCATTCCTTTTGTTGAAGTCAAATTATCCATGATTACCGACCAGTACCTTGGTGAAACAGCAAAGAATATTGACAGGGTATTTGAACTGGCAAAAAAACTCAATCCCTGCATTCTTTTTGTAGATGAATTCGACTTTATTGCAAAAACCCGGACCTCGGACGAACATGCGGCCCTGAAAAGAGCTGTCAACACCCTTCTCAAAGCAATAGATGAAATCAGTCTCACAAGAGACGGAGTACTTTTGATCGCTGCTACCAACCACCCTCACATGCTGGATTCAGCTGCATGGAGGAGATTTGATGAAATACTTGAATTCCCCCTTCCGGATTATGACATGAGGAAAAATATTCTTGACATTGTCACAAGACATATCAAGGGAAACTTTGACACTGCAGCAATTGCCGAGATTACAGAAGGATATACCGGATCCGATCTGAGAGTGGTGATCCGGGAGGGTGTTCTGGATGCCCTGCTCGAGGAGCGGCGCGAGCTCAGTAACAAAGACCTTATTGATGCGGTGGAATCATTCAACAATCGTTCACATATAAAATCCGAGAAATACCTCCAGCAGTATGACAGGGTGTCTTAA
- a CDS encoding biotin transporter BioY, producing MVNNTNLSDSPVRKMVYAALFASMTAVGAYISIPVGLVPVTLQTLFVILAGAVLGARWGMLSMFIYVLLGIVGLPVFSGGSSGLGVLAGPTGGYIIGFILAALVIGYLFEKFQYRSIVSMVAIFLVGMIAIYVPGYFQLMYVASLGMEETFALGVAPFIPGAAIKIAAATIIYRYLKTESLV from the coding sequence ATGGTTAACAATACTAATTTATCCGATTCTCCTGTAAGGAAAATGGTCTATGCTGCCCTTTTTGCTTCCATGACCGCGGTAGGTGCTTACATCAGTATTCCGGTGGGTTTGGTACCTGTTACCCTGCAGACATTATTTGTAATTCTTGCAGGGGCGGTACTGGGTGCTCGATGGGGTATGCTGAGTATGTTCATCTATGTTTTGCTTGGTATTGTAGGGTTACCTGTATTTTCAGGAGGAAGCTCCGGACTCGGTGTGCTGGCTGGTCCCACAGGGGGCTATATCATAGGTTTCATTCTGGCAGCACTTGTAATTGGTTATCTCTTTGAAAAATTCCAGTACAGATCCATTGTCAGTATGGTTGCCATTTTTCTTGTCGGTATGATTGCCATCTACGTTCCCGGCTATTTCCAGTTGATGTATGTGGCATCCCTGGGTATGGAGGAAACATTTGCATTAGGTGTTGCTCCATTTATCCCGGGAGCTGCTATTAAGATTGCAGCTGCGACCATTATTTATCGCTACCTCAAGACGGAATCTTTGGTATGA
- a CDS encoding tetrathionate reductase family octaheme c-type cytochrome: MYMRGQVILLLFISIVCLSGIACATEMNHSFLEGPYDSGPEVTEECIGCHEPQAKDMLNSTHWLWTSCGDCECGDIESYKDMGKRTVINNFCVAVASNEPRCTSCHAGYGWEDDTFDFNNASNIDCLVCHDNTGTYNKIPTGAGAVDTSVDLAEVAQSVGSPTRDTCGGNCHFYGGGGDNVKHGDMSSALSDPSPELDVHMGLLDFKCQNCHETSDHNVAGHFSGLPGTECRVECSDCHGETPHLGEYKERLDDHVDAIACQSCHIPKYAREVPTKMYWDWSQAGQDIDPVPTDEYGKATYNKKKGSFVWEKNVTPAYAWYNGSSDLYKLGDTINADGMTVINAPVGSRDDADSQIYPFKIHRAKQISDAEYNYLIVPDLFGGENSYWATYDWDKAAASGMEYVDMPYSGEYEFVETSLYESINHEVPPAEYSLECSDCHLESGMMDFEALGYQGDPMLVGERFVEEVEDVRQSVGQDAPESGEESSEGVPGFGIFLGICMLLVVNILWGRR, translated from the coding sequence ATGTATATGAGAGGGCAGGTTATTTTACTTCTGTTTATATCAATTGTTTGTCTCTCTGGTATTGCCTGTGCCACTGAAATGAATCATAGTTTCCTTGAAGGGCCCTATGATAGTGGGCCCGAGGTGACGGAGGAATGTATAGGTTGCCATGAACCACAGGCAAAGGACATGCTCAATTCGACCCATTGGCTATGGACCAGCTGCGGTGACTGTGAGTGTGGGGACATAGAATCTTATAAAGATATGGGCAAAAGAACGGTTATAAATAATTTCTGTGTGGCTGTTGCTTCCAATGAACCACGATGTACCTCATGCCACGCCGGTTATGGCTGGGAAGACGACACTTTTGATTTTAACAATGCATCAAACATCGATTGCCTGGTGTGCCATGATAATACAGGGACATATAACAAGATTCCAACAGGCGCAGGTGCCGTAGACACTTCCGTTGATCTTGCAGAGGTTGCCCAGAGTGTAGGTTCTCCCACCAGGGATACATGTGGAGGTAACTGCCATTTTTATGGTGGTGGCGGAGATAATGTGAAACATGGTGACATGTCTTCTGCACTCAGTGACCCATCTCCAGAATTGGATGTGCACATGGGTCTTCTGGATTTCAAGTGCCAGAACTGTCATGAGACAAGTGACCACAATGTAGCCGGACACTTTTCCGGTCTTCCGGGAACTGAATGTCGTGTTGAATGTTCAGATTGCCATGGCGAGACACCCCACCTAGGTGAATATAAAGAGCGCCTGGACGACCATGTTGATGCAATTGCCTGCCAGTCATGTCATATTCCCAAATATGCACGAGAGGTGCCTACCAAGATGTACTGGGATTGGTCCCAGGCAGGGCAGGATATCGATCCTGTGCCAACGGATGAATATGGTAAAGCTACCTATAACAAGAAAAAAGGTTCTTTTGTTTGGGAAAAGAATGTGACACCTGCTTATGCCTGGTACAATGGATCTTCAGATCTCTATAAGTTGGGAGATACAATCAACGCTGATGGCATGACTGTCATCAATGCACCTGTGGGTTCAAGGGATGATGCAGATTCACAGATTTATCCCTTCAAGATACACAGGGCAAAACAAATCAGTGACGCCGAATATAACTACCTGATAGTACCTGATTTGTTCGGTGGAGAAAACTCCTATTGGGCCACATATGACTGGGATAAGGCCGCAGCTTCTGGAATGGAGTATGTGGATATGCCTTATAGTGGTGAATATGAATTCGTGGAAACATCCCTTTATGAGAGCATTAACCATGAGGTTCCGCCTGCAGAATATTCCCTTGAGTGTAGTGATTGTCACCTCGAGTCGGGAATGATGGATTTTGAGGCCCTTGGTTATCAAGGAGATCCAATGCTTGTAGGGGAGCGTTTTGTTGAAGAGGTTGAAGATGTAAGGCAATCTGTGGGGCAGGATGCACCCGAATCTGGTGAGGAATCGTCCGAAGGTGTGCCAGGGTTTGGCATTTTCCTGGGAATATGTATGCTTCTTGTTGTAAACATACTCTGGGGTCGCCGCTGA